GCGTTCGCGATCTTGCAGCTGGGTCATCACGGCCTCCGCATACACGATACGTGCTGTAACACACATTCCGCCGTACGCCCGTCGCTGTCAAGAGCTCTCAGAGACTGTCCGGTGCCGGCAGGCGGCGTTTGGGCTCGGCTATCGCGTGCCTCAGTTCCCCAACAGTCTCTCAGCCGAGCAACACGAACACCTGCAGCTCGCCGACCAGGAAGCCGATCACCGCGCCGACCGTGATCAGCTTCCACTCGTCCTGCCGGAACGCCGGCCGCAGCAACTCCTCGAACTCCATCGGACTGAGCAGCTGCATCTTGCTGGCGATGGTGTTGCCGATGTCGAGCACGTCGCTGGCATAGCCGGCCGCCGGCATCACCGCGTCACGCAGTCGCGCCATCGCCAGCCGCGCCGCGCTCGCCTTCATCTCCTGATAGCGGCGCGATCCGACGGTGAGCACCACGAACGGCTTCGCGATGCTGGTCTGCTCGTCGATGATGTTCTGCACCTCGTGTTGTACGAGCTGGAAAACCCGGTCGGAGCGCGGCCCGGTCAGCATCGCCTCGACGACCGCGTCGGCGGTCAGCACCTCCTCTGCGATGAGGCGGCCGTAGTCGGCGGCGATCTGCTTGCGGCGGCGGTGGAACAGGCCCTGCCAGGTGACCAGGCCGAGGAACCGCGTCGGCTCGCGCGGATGGAAGATCATCTTCAGCGCCAGCCAGTCGGTCGCGCCACCGACCACCAGACCGAAGATCGGCATGATCCACGGCTCCTTGGTCAGTGCCCAGACGACGACCTGGACAAAGCCGAGGATGAGGCCGAAAACCAGGCCGCAGCGGGCGATGAAGGTGAACTCGGCCTTGGAGATGTCCCGGATCAGCCGGTTGAGCAGGTGCTTGTCGCGGGTGATGTTCTCGACCGCCATGGTGCGGATGTCGACGAAGCTCTCCACATCGGCCATCACTTCCTCGATCAGCTTCAGCGTGACGGCCGGCGCACGTGACTCCACATTGGACAGTACGAGCCGCTGCACGGCCGGCGGCAACATTTCCCAGATGCTCGGCTGATAACGCGCGAGCACGTGGGTCGCCACGTCCTCGACGACCTGGCGGAGCGGCGCCTCCATCTCCTTGGCGAGCCGCTCCGGATCGAGCCGGCTCACCACCTCCTGCGGGTCGAGCAGCCGGCCGAGCAGCAGGCCGGTCGCGATGTCGGCCATCCGGCGCGCGTTCTTGGGGACGATCCCCTGCCAGCCGAGAAACGGTGGGATGCCGACGAACTCGATCGGCCGGAACATCATGTCGATGGCGACGCGCTTGGTGACATAGCCGATGATCGCGGCGATGACCGGCATGGAGGCGTACACGAGCCAGTGTCGGGCCAGGTCCTGGCCAATCGCACCGACATCCACCGCGACCACCCCCGCTGACACCTTACCGGTGAGTCAGCTTCCAGCCGATGCCGCTTTCTGCAGCTTGCGCATCCCGGCGAGCCAGCCGTCCGGCTTGGTCGCGCGGTATTCGTAGTAACCCTTCGCCTCTGGATGCGGCAGGATCAGGAACTGGCCGGTTTCCAGCGCCGCGGCGACGGTGTCGGCGACCTCCTCCGGCTCGATCGCGCCGGCGGCGAGTACGGCTTGGCCGACCTCACCTGAGCCCGCCAGCATCGCGGTGCGTACGCCCTGCGGACACAGGCACTGCACGGTGATGCCGCGGTCCCCGTACGTGATCGACAGCCACTCCGCGAAGGCAACCGCGCCGTGCTTGGTCACCGAATACGGCGCGGCGCCGATCATCGTCAGCAGGCCGGCGGCCGACGCGGTGCTGACGAAGTGGCCGCGGCCGCGGTCCAGCCAGGCCGGCACCAGCTCACGCGCCGCGTACACGTGCGCCATGACGTTGACCTGCCACGCGGTCTGCCACTCGTCGTCGGGCGTGTCGAGACCGCGGCCCGCCGCCGTGCCGGCGTTGGCGAAGAAGATGTCGATCTCGCCGAGATGTTCGCGAGCCTTGGCCACCAGCTCCTGGTTGCCGTCAGGTGTGGACACGTCCGCCGCGACGCCGACGGCCCTGAGCGAGTCGGCCGTCTCGGTGACCGCGTCGGCGTCGAGATCCGCCAGTACGAGACGCGCTCCGTCGACGGCGAACCGGTGCGCCAAGGCCGCTCCGATGCCGCGCGCGGCGCCGGTGATGACGATCCCCGCTCCTGACAAATCCATGCTTTCCTCCTCGAGGGTCTGCGATCATTCTGTGCCATGTGGCGACTTCCGACGACTGTCCTGCCTGACGGCATAGCTGACCAGCTCTGGGTTTCCGGCGGTGCGTTGACGCGTACGCCGGTCGACGGCGCCGAGACGCTGCCGGGGCGCTTCGTGTTGCCGGGTCTGGTCGACTCGCACGCGCATCTGACGTTGCAGGAGAGCGACGAGCATATTTACGTGCTCGGTGACCGTACGCACCGAGACGCCGTGCTGGAGTCGTCGCGGCGCTCGGGTGTGTTGCTGCTCCGCGATGTCGGAGGTGATCCGTCGCTGACGCTGCCGCTGGCCCGCGACGAGTCGTCCGGCGTACTCGCTGCCGGCCGGTTTTTGGCTTCGGACGGCCATTATTTTCCCACGCTGCACACGCCGGTCGACGCGGAGTCGCTGGCCGCCGCGGCCGTCGAGCAGATCCGGGCCGGCGCGCAATGGGTCAAGCTGGTCGGCGATTTTCCTTACCGCATGGAGAAAGGCGTCGACGCGACGCCGTCCTACGACATCGACACCATCCGCACGATGGTCGACGCGGTGCACGCGGCCGGCGGCCGGGTCGCCACCCACACGGCGACCGCGTACGTCGGCGACCTGGTGGCGGCGGGCATCGACAGTGTCGAGCACGGCTATGGCCTCGACGCGAACACCGTACGCGCGATGGCCTCAAGCGGCTGCGCGTGGACGCCGACGCTGTGCGCCGGGTTGTTCCTGCCGCCGAACGCGCCGCCCGAGCGGGTCAAACGGCGGGCCGACCGGATCGAGCTGTTCCGCACTTTGTTGCCACTGGCGGTTTCTCTCGGCGTGCCGGTGCTGTCCGGCACCGACGTGGCCGGCACGATCGCCGACGAGGTCGGCTGGCTGGTCCACTGTGGACTGTCGCCATTGGACGCTCTCCGGTCGGCGAGCGTTGTCGCACGTACGTTCCTTGACCGCCCGGCCCTGGTCGACGGCCGTCCTGCGGACCTCGTCACCTTCGACGCCGACCCGCGCGAGGACCCGGCTGTCCTGGCCAAGCCGGCCGCCGTACTCCGCCGCGGTGAACGCATCACCTAGCGTCTCCGGTCTCCTGGGTCTCCGGCCGGAATGTCCGATTGCAACTTTGTCGACCATTCTTGGCCGGAAGCAGGTCAACAAGGTGGCGATCGGACGCCGGCTGGCGTGTCCGAATGCGGCACCGGATCGCATCGCCGCAGGTCAGGCGGCATCCGACGACGCGATCGGATTCCGATTGCGTCGTCGGACACGCGGGGGGCCGGTCATGGCTACCGACGCGTACGGTGACAATGCTGGTGAGGGCTGAGGAGGGTGGCGCGGATGAGCGGACCGTTGCAGGGGTTGACCGTCATCGAGCTGGCCGGCCTCGCGCCGGCGCCGTTCGCGGCGACCGTGTTGGCCGACCTCGGCGCGGACGTCATACGCGTCGAGCGGACGAGCGCGGCCGGCAGTCCGGGGACCCCGCTCGAGCGCAGCCGCCGGTCGATCACCCTCGACACCAAGCAACCAGACGGCGTCGAGATCCTGCTGAAGCTCGTCGAGCGCTCGGACGTGCTCATCGAAGGCTTCCGTCCCGGCGTGACCGAGCGAGCCGGCTACGGACCGGCGCAGTGCCTCGCGCGCAACCCGCGGCTGATCTACGGCCGGATGACCGGCTGGGGTCAGGAGGGGCCGCTGGCGCCGACCGCCGGGCACGACATCGACTACATCGCGATCGCCGGCGCGCTCGACCCGATCGGCCGGGCCGGACAGTCGCCGGTGCCGCCGCTCAACCTGGTGGGTGACTTCGGCGGCGGCGGCCTGCTGCTGGCGACCGGCGTACTCGCCGCCTTGTACGAGCGCGAGCGCTCAGGCAAGGGGCAGGTGGTCGACGCGGCCATGGTCGACGGCGCGGCTCTGCTCACCACCTTCCTGCACGGCATGCGCGCGGTCGGCATGTGGAACGGACCGCGCGGCACCAACCTGCTCGACGGTGGCGCGCCCTTCTACGACACGTACGAGACGGCCGACGGCAAGCACGTGGCGATCGGCGCGCTGGAGCCGAAGTTCTACGACGAGCTGCGCGACATCCTCGGCTTCGCCGACGTGGCCAACCGGATGGACCCGAGCCAGTGGCCTGAGCTGCGCGAACGCATCGCCGCGGCGGTCAGGGCCAAGACCCGCGACGAGTGGGCCGAGCTGGCCAAGGCGAGCGACGCCTGCCTGTCCCCCGTCCTGACGCCGGCCGAGGCACCGAGCCATCCGCACAACGCCGAGCGCGGCACGTTCGTCGAGGTCAACGGCGTGACGCAGCCGGCGCCGGCACCGCGGTTCGACCGTACGCCGGCCGGCACGCCGCAGGCGCCGCCGCGGGCCGGCCAGGACACCGACGCCGTGCTGACCGAGCTGGGCTTCGGCGACCGGCTCGAGGCATTACGTCAGGCTGGCACTGTCGCATGACACATGACACGTGCGAGGTAGGTCAGGTTGGGAGAAAGTGACAGGGTGAACGAACCCACCACCGCAACACTCGCCGAGGCGAGCGGCCTGCGGCTGCGTACGCCGCAGCATCTGGTCAGCCGCCGCGCGATCGGATTCTGGACCATAAAGGCGGCGATCGGCTGGCTCGTCCTGCTTGTCGCCCAGGTCGTCCCACTGGTCGTCAGCCAGGGATATCTCAGCTGGCTGTACGCGACGATCGCGGCGACCGTCGTCGTCGGCGTGGCGCACTCGATCGTGATGCCGCAGTGGCGTTACCGCGTACACCGCTGGCAGGCCACCGGCGAGGCGGTCTACACGCAGGCCGGCTGGATCAACCAGGAATACCGGGTCGCGCCGATCTCCCGCATCCAGACCGTCGACACCGCGCGCGGCCCGTTGGAGCAGCTGTTCAAGCTGGCCAAGGTCACCATCACCACCGCGTCCTCGGCCGGGCCGGTCAGCATCGTCGGCCTGGACAGCCAGGAGGCCGCGCGGCTGGTGGACGAGCTGACGACCACCACGCAGGCCACCCGCGGCGACGCGACATGACCGCCGCGAACGACGAGGGCTGGCAGCGGCTCGATCCGCGGATGCTGCTGATCCGGCCGGTACGCGAGCTCGCCCGTTTCGCGATCCCGCTGCTGGGTGTCTTCATCTTTGGGCGGTTCTCGGAAAACAACACGTACGAATACTGGAGCCTGGCCGGCGTGGTGCTGGTGATCGCGGCCGGCATCCTGCACTGGTTCACCACCACCTACCGGATCGGGCCAGACCAGGTCGAGCTGCGCAGCGGCCTGCTCAACCGCCGCCATCTCGGTGTGCCGCGCGATCGCATCCGTACGGTCGACATGTCCTCGGACCTGATGCACCGGCTGTTCAAACTGTCCGCGGTCACCATCGGCACCGGCCAGCAAAACCATGAGCGGCACGAAAAACTGAAGCTCGACGCGATCACCACGGACGCCGCGGCGGCCCTTCGTACGCAGCTGCTGCACCGTGCGACCGCCGGACCGTCCACTTTGGACAAGCCGGTCGCGGCGCAGCCGGCCGAGGTCGAGCTGGCCAGGCTCGACCCGAAATGGCTGCGGTTCGCGCCGTTCACACTCTCCGGCCTGGCCGCGGTCGGTGCCGCCGCCGGTATCTTCGGCCACAGCGCAAACGACGTTCGCGTCGCGATCGTCAACTACGGACCGGTCAAGGACACCATCAACTCGTTGCAACAGATGGGAATCCTGGTCGCCATCGCGGTCATCTTGGTGGCGCTGGTGCTGGTCGTCGCCATCTGCTCGACGGTGGCGTACGTGCTGGCGTACTGGAACTTCCGGCTGACCCGCGAGCAGGCCGGCACGCTGCACATCCGCCGCGGGCTGCTGACCACCCGCTCGGTGTCGATCGAGGAGCGCCGGCTGCGCGGCGTCGAGATCAAGGAAGCACTTCCGTTGCGGCTGGTACGCGGTGGTCGCGTCAACGCGGTCGCCGCCGGCCTGAGCAACAGCGGCAAAGGCGCCGAGCGGTCCAGCGGCGGCCTGCTGCTGCCACCGGCACCACTGGCCGAGGCCCACAAAGTCGCCGCCAAGGTGCTCAAGGAAACCACCGATCCGACCACGACCCAGCTCGTACGCCATCCGGTCGCCGCGATGACTCGGCGATTCACCCGGGCGTTCGGCGTCACCGCGCTCATCATCCTGGTCCTTGGCGCGCTGGTCTGGATCGACTTCCTGCCGCTGTGGGTTTTGTTGCTGTCACTGGT
The nucleotide sequence above comes from Fodinicola acaciae. Encoded proteins:
- a CDS encoding DUF445 domain-containing protein is translated as MVAVDVGAIGQDLARHWLVYASMPVIAAIIGYVTKRVAIDMMFRPIEFVGIPPFLGWQGIVPKNARRMADIATGLLLGRLLDPQEVVSRLDPERLAKEMEAPLRQVVEDVATHVLARYQPSIWEMLPPAVQRLVLSNVESRAPAVTLKLIEEVMADVESFVDIRTMAVENITRDKHLLNRLIRDISKAEFTFIARCGLVFGLILGFVQVVVWALTKEPWIMPIFGLVVGGATDWLALKMIFHPREPTRFLGLVTWQGLFHRRRKQIAADYGRLIAEEVLTADAVVEAMLTGPRSDRVFQLVQHEVQNIIDEQTSIAKPFVVLTVGSRRYQEMKASAARLAMARLRDAVMPAAGYASDVLDIGNTIASKMQLLSPMEFEELLRPAFRQDEWKLITVGAVIGFLVGELQVFVLLG
- a CDS encoding SDR family oxidoreductase, with the protein product MDLSGAGIVITGAARGIGAALAHRFAVDGARLVLADLDADAVTETADSLRAVGVAADVSTPDGNQELVAKAREHLGEIDIFFANAGTAAGRGLDTPDDEWQTAWQVNVMAHVYAARELVPAWLDRGRGHFVSTASAAGLLTMIGAAPYSVTKHGAVAFAEWLSITYGDRGITVQCLCPQGVRTAMLAGSGEVGQAVLAAGAIEPEEVADTVAAALETGQFLILPHPEAKGYYEYRATKPDGWLAGMRKLQKAASAGS
- a CDS encoding amidohydrolase family protein, translating into MWRLPTTVLPDGIADQLWVSGGALTRTPVDGAETLPGRFVLPGLVDSHAHLTLQESDEHIYVLGDRTHRDAVLESSRRSGVLLLRDVGGDPSLTLPLARDESSGVLAAGRFLASDGHYFPTLHTPVDAESLAAAAVEQIRAGAQWVKLVGDFPYRMEKGVDATPSYDIDTIRTMVDAVHAAGGRVATHTATAYVGDLVAAGIDSVEHGYGLDANTVRAMASSGCAWTPTLCAGLFLPPNAPPERVKRRADRIELFRTLLPLAVSLGVPVLSGTDVAGTIADEVGWLVHCGLSPLDALRSASVVARTFLDRPALVDGRPADLVTFDADPREDPAVLAKPAAVLRRGERIT
- a CDS encoding CaiB/BaiF CoA transferase family protein gives rise to the protein MSGPLQGLTVIELAGLAPAPFAATVLADLGADVIRVERTSAAGSPGTPLERSRRSITLDTKQPDGVEILLKLVERSDVLIEGFRPGVTERAGYGPAQCLARNPRLIYGRMTGWGQEGPLAPTAGHDIDYIAIAGALDPIGRAGQSPVPPLNLVGDFGGGGLLLATGVLAALYERERSGKGQVVDAAMVDGAALLTTFLHGMRAVGMWNGPRGTNLLDGGAPFYDTYETADGKHVAIGALEPKFYDELRDILGFADVANRMDPSQWPELRERIAAAVRAKTRDEWAELAKASDACLSPVLTPAEAPSHPHNAERGTFVEVNGVTQPAPAPRFDRTPAGTPQAPPRAGQDTDAVLTELGFGDRLEALRQAGTVA
- a CDS encoding PH domain-containing protein, which gives rise to MNEPTTATLAEASGLRLRTPQHLVSRRAIGFWTIKAAIGWLVLLVAQVVPLVVSQGYLSWLYATIAATVVVGVAHSIVMPQWRYRVHRWQATGEAVYTQAGWINQEYRVAPISRIQTVDTARGPLEQLFKLAKVTITTASSAGPVSIVGLDSQEAARLVDELTTTTQATRGDAT
- a CDS encoding PH domain-containing protein; this encodes MTAANDEGWQRLDPRMLLIRPVRELARFAIPLLGVFIFGRFSENNTYEYWSLAGVVLVIAAGILHWFTTTYRIGPDQVELRSGLLNRRHLGVPRDRIRTVDMSSDLMHRLFKLSAVTIGTGQQNHERHEKLKLDAITTDAAAALRTQLLHRATAGPSTLDKPVAAQPAEVELARLDPKWLRFAPFTLSGLAAVGAAAGIFGHSANDVRVAIVNYGPVKDTINSLQQMGILVAIAVILVALVLVVAICSTVAYVLAYWNFRLTREQAGTLHIRRGLLTTRSVSIEERRLRGVEIKEALPLRLVRGGRVNAVAAGLSNSGKGAERSSGGLLLPPAPLAEAHKVAAKVLKETTDPTTTQLVRHPVAAMTRRFTRAFGVTALIILVLGALVWIDFLPLWVLLLSLVLLPIAAVLAWDRYRNLGHALTDRYLVSRKGSLHRETAAIGVDGIIGWRVHRSFFQRRAGLVTLVATTGTPHGGHPVVDITEAEAMRLIAGSTPSIAPTVTEAVRVPDNSGAVLQNTTLHASRR